One Curtobacterium herbarum genomic window carries:
- a CDS encoding AraC family transcriptional regulator, translating into MVLSPEAGPSVARRSGSVGRSGSVGRSGSVGRSGSVERPRAVPRQDTRSYRRLAGTDIDQAMAFFTADYDLKAPVIRRTRPDTLWDFAGVTDERMSLRTSRFGVDLRSQSQSDDVIVAWLRSGSSTITFNGRAVDLVQGVPMVLPSELYDLHHRDVGLNLVHLDRKFLTDLVGDDTFAFEPLERPDADGLRVWQETVRRHSSTWLQVDTELSAVARRDIAEAFATAAVRAFPRRSSWRTAVSGSGPEHQRLRRALDYVHAHAREPIGTPEIAAAAGLSPRGLQQSLRRHLDQTPGELLRSVRLDGARDDLRRADRDETSVADIARAWGFGHLGRFSAAFRSRFGELPSDTLRSRLRR; encoded by the coding sequence ATGGTGCTCTCTCCCGAAGCCGGTCCGTCCGTCGCCCGCCGATCCGGCAGTGTCGGTCGATCCGGCAGCGTCGGTCGATCCGGCAGTGTCGGCCGATCCGGCAGCGTCGAGCGGCCCCGAGCCGTCCCGCGGCAGGACACGCGCTCCTACCGCCGGCTCGCCGGGACCGACATCGACCAGGCCATGGCGTTCTTCACCGCCGACTACGACCTCAAGGCCCCGGTCATCCGCCGGACCCGTCCGGACACGCTCTGGGACTTCGCCGGGGTCACCGACGAGCGGATGTCCCTCCGGACCTCCCGGTTCGGCGTCGACCTGCGCAGCCAGAGCCAGTCCGACGACGTCATCGTCGCGTGGCTCCGCAGCGGCAGCAGCACCATCACGTTCAACGGTCGCGCCGTCGACCTGGTGCAGGGCGTGCCGATGGTCCTGCCGTCGGAGCTCTACGACCTGCACCACCGCGACGTCGGGCTGAACCTCGTCCACCTGGACCGGAAGTTCCTGACCGACCTGGTCGGCGACGACACCTTCGCGTTCGAACCGCTCGAGCGTCCCGACGCCGACGGTCTCCGTGTCTGGCAGGAGACCGTCCGCCGGCACTCGTCCACCTGGCTGCAGGTCGACACCGAGCTCTCCGCGGTCGCCCGTCGCGACATCGCCGAGGCCTTCGCGACCGCCGCCGTCCGGGCGTTCCCGCGGCGCAGCAGCTGGCGGACCGCGGTGTCCGGCAGCGGCCCGGAACACCAGCGCCTGCGTCGGGCTCTCGACTACGTGCACGCCCACGCCCGTGAGCCGATCGGGACCCCGGAGATCGCCGCCGCCGCGGGCCTCAGCCCCCGCGGACTGCAGCAGTCGCTCCGTCGGCACCTCGACCAGACGCCCGGCGAACTGCTCCGCTCGGTGCGGCTCGACGGCGCGCGCGACGACCTGCGGCGTGCCGATCGCGACGAGACCTCGGTGGCGGACATCGCCCGTGCGTGGGGCTTCGGGCACCTCGGACGGTTCTCGGCGGCGTTCCGGTCCCGCTTCGGCGAGCTGCCGAGCGACACGCTGCGCTCCCGCCTGCGCCGCTGA
- a CDS encoding antitoxin codes for MAGFDDITKKAQSFLQDGKVQDALKSEKAEDVSDKVFDGVADAVKKVTGGKYDDKIDKARDEADKRIGNE; via the coding sequence ATGGCGGGGTTCGACGACATCACGAAGAAGGCCCAGTCCTTCCTGCAGGACGGCAAGGTGCAGGACGCGCTCAAGAGCGAGAAGGCCGAAGACGTCAGTGACAAGGTGTTCGACGGTGTCGCCGACGCCGTGAAGAAGGTCACCGGCGGCAAGTACGACGACAAGATCGACAAGGCCCGCGACGAGGCGGACAAGCGCATCGGCAACGAGTAA
- a CDS encoding glycerol-3-phosphate dehydrogenase/oxidase: MSKKTQPRNTVTALTGRPNAQVLIVGGGINGIAAFRDLALQGVDVAIVERGDYASGASAASSHMIHGGIRYLENGEFRLVRESVQERNGLIRIAPHYVKPLQTTMPIFSTFSGIMNAPLRMLTHKQRSTKERGAMLIKIGMTIYDSFSRDGGSVPKHVFRTKKAALQDMPALNRDLKYTGTYYDASVHEPERLALDVLKDGLAAGTGTGSDATARATNYVEAAGSRDGGVLLRDRETGEEFVFTADVVVNASGPWTDLTNEAFGGETKYMGGTKGSHIVVDNPELLEATKGRELFFENNDGRIVLIYPLKGRVLIGTTDIDADPSEPAVCTEEEVDYFFGLVKHVFPQIELNRDHIVYRYSGIRPLPRHEDTAPGFVSRDYRIVDTPIAGLPKTTVLSLVGGKWTTFRALAAHLSTDITTKLGVARKVDTTGMPIGGGKDFPTTDGQRALWIKSHRDGLASETVDRLLERYGTRAAEVVDALSTGPVEPLESDATITRGEVRYFAEHEQAVHLIDVVLRRTNLAFVGGVTIDLLDELADVMADTLGWTTEERADEIQRTLDVLRESHGVIVPLTSASQLA, translated from the coding sequence ATGTCGAAGAAGACGCAGCCCAGGAACACGGTCACCGCCCTCACCGGACGCCCGAACGCACAGGTCCTCATCGTCGGTGGTGGGATCAACGGCATCGCCGCGTTCCGCGACCTCGCCCTGCAGGGTGTCGACGTCGCGATCGTCGAGCGTGGCGACTACGCCTCCGGCGCCTCCGCCGCGTCGAGCCACATGATCCACGGCGGTATCCGCTACCTGGAGAACGGCGAGTTCCGCCTGGTGCGCGAGAGCGTGCAGGAGCGCAACGGCCTGATCCGCATCGCCCCGCACTACGTCAAGCCGCTGCAGACGACGATGCCGATCTTCTCGACGTTCTCGGGCATCATGAACGCCCCGCTGCGCATGCTGACGCACAAGCAGCGCTCCACGAAGGAGCGCGGCGCGATGCTCATCAAGATCGGCATGACGATCTACGACTCGTTCTCCCGCGACGGCGGCTCGGTCCCGAAGCACGTCTTCCGCACCAAGAAGGCCGCGCTGCAGGACATGCCTGCCCTGAACCGCGACCTGAAGTACACCGGCACCTACTACGACGCCTCGGTCCACGAGCCGGAGCGCCTGGCCCTCGACGTCCTCAAGGACGGCCTGGCCGCCGGCACCGGCACCGGTTCCGACGCCACCGCGCGTGCCACCAACTACGTCGAGGCCGCGGGCAGCCGTGACGGCGGTGTCCTGCTCCGCGACCGCGAGACCGGCGAGGAGTTCGTGTTCACCGCGGACGTCGTCGTCAACGCGTCCGGCCCCTGGACCGACCTCACCAACGAGGCGTTCGGTGGCGAGACGAAGTACATGGGCGGCACCAAGGGCTCGCACATCGTCGTCGACAACCCCGAGCTCCTCGAGGCGACGAAGGGCCGCGAGCTGTTCTTCGAGAACAACGACGGCCGCATCGTCCTCATCTACCCGCTCAAGGGCCGGGTGCTCATCGGCACGACCGACATCGACGCGGACCCGTCCGAGCCGGCCGTCTGCACCGAGGAAGAGGTCGACTACTTCTTCGGCCTGGTGAAGCACGTCTTCCCGCAGATCGAGCTGAACCGCGACCACATCGTCTACCGCTACTCGGGCATCCGACCGCTCCCCCGCCACGAGGACACCGCCCCCGGGTTCGTGTCGCGTGACTACCGGATCGTCGACACCCCGATCGCCGGGCTGCCGAAGACCACGGTCCTGTCGCTCGTCGGTGGCAAGTGGACCACCTTCCGCGCCCTCGCCGCGCACCTGTCCACGGACATCACGACGAAGCTCGGCGTCGCCCGCAAGGTCGACACCACGGGCATGCCGATCGGCGGTGGCAAGGACTTCCCGACCACCGACGGGCAGCGTGCCCTGTGGATCAAGTCGCACCGTGACGGGCTCGCGTCCGAGACGGTCGACCGGCTGCTCGAGCGCTACGGCACCCGTGCCGCCGAGGTCGTCGACGCCCTGTCCACCGGTCCGGTCGAGCCGCTCGAGTCCGACGCCACGATCACCCGTGGCGAGGTCCGGTACTTCGCCGAGCACGAGCAGGCCGTGCACCTGATCGACGTGGTGCTCCGCCGCACGAACCTGGCGTTCGTCGGTGGCGTCACGATCGACCTGCTCGACGAGCTGGCCGACGTCATGGCCGACACCCTCGGCTGGACGACCGAGGAGCGCGCGGACGAGATCCAGCGCACGCTCGACGTCCTGCGCGAGTCGCACGGCGTCATCGTGCCGCTGACCTCGGCGTCGCAGCTCGCCTGA
- a CDS encoding alpha-galactosidase, translating into MSQLPTVPVHLSAGGVSLVLDCSDGRLPAVVHWGAALGELSDAELTALARADVLPLQPSTPDVAVRLSVLPEPHTGWTGRPGVAGHRDGADWSPAFTVSDVARTGGAGTAQRLVVDAADEVAGLSLRLEVEMLVSGLVRLRAAVTNTADGTYTLDDLTVALPVPERAREVLDFAGRWGKERTPQRHELVVGTHQREGRRGRTGPDAATVLSVGTPGFGFASGEVWGVHVGWSGNHRHHAERVSNGRQVVGGGELLLPGEVRLGRGESYAGPWVYGAYGDGLDAQARRFHDWLRQRPQHPSRPRPMTINVWEAVYFDHDLARLTDLADRAARIGVERFVLDDGWFRGRRDDRAGLGDWFVDEDVWPDGLAPLVDHVRSLGMEFGLWFEPEMVNEDSDLAREHPEWIMQADGRLPVRARNQQVLDLAIPAAYEHVLDRLTAVIGEVGVDYVKWDHNRDLVEAGTRGAGAAVHEQTLAAYRLMATLKERFPALEIESCSSGGSRVDLGVIEHTDRVWTSDCIDPLERQQMNRWTMQLLPAEMLGSHIASGTNHTTGRQHTLAFRAGTALYGHLGIEWDLARATEAEERELTEWIATYKQVRPLLHGGDLVRVDQADDTQLVYGSVAPDRRQALFFLASVGRSEVSPRGRITFRGLDPETRYRVDPLVIGDVPGLEPAPWWSGDRVFPGRVLEVVGVQAPMTFPETVVPFRVTAV; encoded by the coding sequence ATGTCGCAGCTCCCCACCGTCCCCGTCCACCTGAGCGCCGGCGGCGTCTCCCTGGTGCTCGACTGCTCGGACGGCCGACTGCCCGCCGTCGTGCACTGGGGTGCGGCCCTCGGGGAGCTGTCGGACGCCGAGCTGACCGCGCTCGCCCGGGCCGACGTCCTGCCCCTGCAGCCGAGCACCCCCGACGTCGCCGTCCGTCTGAGCGTGCTGCCGGAGCCGCACACCGGGTGGACCGGCCGCCCGGGCGTCGCCGGACACCGCGACGGCGCCGACTGGTCGCCGGCGTTCACGGTGTCGGACGTCGCCCGCACCGGTGGCGCCGGCACCGCGCAGCGCCTGGTCGTGGACGCCGCGGACGAGGTCGCCGGCCTGTCGCTCCGTCTCGAGGTCGAGATGCTCGTCTCGGGCCTGGTCCGCCTCCGCGCCGCGGTGACGAACACCGCCGACGGCACGTACACGCTCGACGACCTGACCGTCGCGCTCCCCGTCCCCGAACGCGCCCGCGAGGTCCTGGACTTCGCCGGCCGCTGGGGCAAGGAGCGGACCCCGCAGCGACACGAACTCGTCGTCGGCACGCACCAGCGCGAGGGACGCCGTGGTCGCACCGGTCCGGACGCCGCCACGGTGCTCAGCGTCGGGACGCCCGGGTTCGGCTTCGCGAGCGGTGAGGTCTGGGGCGTGCACGTCGGGTGGAGCGGCAACCACCGCCACCACGCCGAACGCGTCAGCAACGGTCGGCAGGTCGTCGGCGGCGGCGAACTGCTCCTGCCCGGCGAGGTCCGGCTCGGACGCGGCGAGTCCTACGCGGGCCCGTGGGTGTACGGCGCGTACGGCGACGGCCTCGACGCGCAGGCCCGACGCTTCCACGACTGGCTCCGGCAGCGCCCGCAGCACCCGAGCCGCCCGCGTCCGATGACGATCAACGTCTGGGAAGCGGTGTACTTCGACCACGACCTGGCACGCCTGACCGACCTGGCCGACCGCGCGGCCCGGATCGGCGTCGAGCGCTTCGTCCTCGACGACGGCTGGTTCCGGGGCCGCCGGGACGACCGTGCCGGGCTGGGGGACTGGTTCGTCGACGAGGACGTCTGGCCGGACGGCCTCGCCCCGCTCGTCGACCACGTCCGGTCGCTCGGCATGGAGTTCGGGCTCTGGTTCGAGCCGGAGATGGTCAATGAGGACAGCGATCTGGCCCGCGAGCACCCGGAGTGGATCATGCAGGCGGACGGCCGACTGCCGGTCCGTGCCCGCAACCAGCAGGTGCTCGATCTGGCGATCCCGGCGGCGTACGAGCACGTCCTGGACCGTCTGACCGCGGTGATCGGCGAGGTCGGCGTCGACTACGTCAAGTGGGACCACAACCGCGACCTGGTCGAGGCCGGCACCCGCGGCGCCGGTGCCGCCGTGCACGAGCAGACCCTCGCCGCCTACCGGCTGATGGCGACGCTGAAGGAACGGTTCCCCGCGCTCGAGATCGAGTCGTGCTCGTCCGGTGGCAGCCGCGTCGACCTCGGTGTGATCGAGCACACCGATCGGGTCTGGACCTCGGACTGCATCGACCCGCTCGAGCGGCAGCAGATGAACCGGTGGACCATGCAGCTGCTGCCCGCCGAGATGCTCGGCTCGCACATCGCCAGCGGCACGAACCACACGACCGGGCGGCAGCACACGCTGGCCTTCCGGGCCGGCACCGCCCTGTACGGGCACCTCGGCATCGAGTGGGACCTGGCACGGGCGACCGAGGCCGAGGAGCGCGAGCTCACCGAGTGGATCGCGACCTACAAGCAGGTCCGTCCGCTGCTGCACGGCGGCGACCTGGTCCGGGTCGACCAGGCGGACGACACGCAGCTCGTCTACGGGTCGGTCGCGCCGGACCGCCGGCAGGCCCTGTTCTTCCTGGCCAGCGTCGGTCGGTCCGAGGTCAGCCCCCGTGGCCGGATCACGTTCCGTGGCCTGGACCCGGAGACCCGGTACCGCGTCGACCCGCTCGTCATCGGCGACGTCCCCGGCCTCGAGCCGGCACCGTGGTGGTCCGGCGACCGGGTCTTCCCGGGCCGCGTGCTCGAGGTCGTCGGCGTCCAGGCGCCGATGACCTTCCCCGAGACGGTGGTGCCGTTCCGCGTGACGGCCGTCTGA
- the ald gene encoding alanine dehydrogenase, with the protein MRIGVPTEIKNNEFRVAATPAGVGELTMHGHQVLVQAGAGAGSAFTDDEYTAAGATVVPDARQVWEQAEMVLKVKEPVASEYPLIREGQVLFTYLHLAADRPLTSALVESGATAIAYETVQLPDRSLPLLSPMSEIAGRLSAQVGAHHLMRANGGRGLLLGGVPGTPKGRVVVIGGGVAGEHAATIALGMGAEVTLFDISLPRLRALDARFDGRVTTLRSNPLAIAAAVADADLVIGSVLIPGASAPKLVTDAMVADMRPGSVLVDIAIDQGGCFEGSRPTTHDDPTFRVHDAVYYCVANMPGAVPRTSTIALTNATLPYAVAIADQGWERALEADPALALGLNVHAGRVTNEAVAAAHGLVAAAR; encoded by the coding sequence ATGCGCATCGGCGTCCCCACCGAGATCAAGAACAACGAGTTCCGCGTCGCCGCCACCCCGGCCGGGGTCGGCGAGCTGACGATGCACGGCCACCAGGTGCTCGTGCAGGCCGGAGCCGGCGCGGGGTCCGCCTTCACGGACGACGAGTACACCGCAGCCGGTGCCACCGTCGTCCCGGACGCGCGACAGGTCTGGGAGCAGGCCGAGATGGTGCTCAAGGTCAAGGAGCCCGTCGCGTCCGAGTACCCGCTGATCCGCGAGGGGCAGGTGCTCTTCACCTACCTGCACCTGGCCGCCGACCGCCCGCTGACCTCGGCGCTCGTCGAGTCCGGTGCGACCGCGATCGCCTACGAGACCGTGCAGCTGCCGGACCGGTCGCTGCCGCTGCTGTCGCCGATGTCCGAGATCGCCGGGCGGCTGTCGGCCCAGGTCGGTGCGCACCACCTGATGCGGGCGAACGGTGGTCGTGGGCTGCTCCTCGGCGGTGTCCCCGGGACGCCGAAGGGGCGGGTCGTGGTGATCGGCGGCGGTGTCGCCGGTGAGCACGCGGCGACGATCGCGCTCGGGATGGGGGCCGAGGTGACGCTCTTCGACATCAGCCTGCCGCGCCTCCGGGCCCTCGACGCGCGGTTCGACGGCCGGGTGACGACGCTCCGGTCGAACCCGCTCGCGATCGCGGCGGCCGTGGCGGACGCCGACCTGGTGATCGGGTCGGTGCTGATCCCGGGGGCCTCGGCGCCGAAGCTCGTGACCGACGCGATGGTGGCCGACATGCGACCCGGCTCGGTACTCGTGGACATCGCGATCGACCAGGGCGGGTGCTTCGAGGGCTCACGGCCGACCACGCACGACGACCCGACCTTCCGGGTGCACGACGCCGTCTACTACTGCGTGGCGAACATGCCCGGAGCGGTACCCCGCACCAGCACGATCGCGCTGACGAACGCGACGCTGCCGTACGCCGTGGCCATCGCGGACCAGGGGTGGGAGCGCGCACTGGAGGCTGACCCGGCTCTCGCACTCGGCCTCAACGTGCACGCGGGGCGGGTCACGAACGAGGCCGTGGCCGCCGCACACGGGTTGGTGGCCGCCGCACGCTGA
- a CDS encoding tryptophan-rich sensory protein — protein MRKIVIAVSAVVAVVGSFIGSGAAGGTPIAEAADGALSASSTAIAPGGPAFGIWSVIYVGLIAFAVWQFLPRTADRARHDRLAVPATLSLLLNAAWILSVQFGYLWLSEPIIVALLGVLAWAFVVLRRTRPSGRLEALITDGTFGLYLGWVCVATAANTAAVLTAAGFRGFGLGQDVWGVVVAAVAGLVGVLVAVTGRGRIAPTLSLGWGLAWVAIARLDGPLVSVPTAVTAVGATAVVVVVTLVARARAGWAARPAGLRTA, from the coding sequence ATGCGGAAGATCGTGATCGCGGTGAGCGCCGTCGTCGCCGTGGTGGGCTCGTTCATCGGGTCCGGAGCGGCCGGCGGCACACCGATCGCCGAGGCGGCGGACGGAGCACTGTCGGCCTCGTCGACGGCGATCGCGCCGGGCGGCCCCGCGTTCGGGATCTGGAGCGTCATCTACGTCGGGCTCATCGCCTTCGCCGTGTGGCAGTTCCTTCCCCGGACCGCCGACCGCGCCCGCCACGACCGGCTCGCCGTGCCCGCGACGCTGTCCCTGCTGCTCAACGCCGCGTGGATCCTGTCCGTGCAGTTCGGGTACCTGTGGCTCAGCGAACCGATCATCGTCGCGCTGCTCGGCGTGCTCGCCTGGGCCTTCGTGGTGCTCCGGCGCACCCGGCCGTCCGGTCGTCTCGAGGCGCTCATCACCGACGGCACGTTCGGGCTCTACCTCGGCTGGGTGTGCGTCGCGACGGCGGCCAACACGGCCGCGGTCCTGACCGCTGCGGGCTTCCGCGGGTTCGGTCTCGGGCAGGACGTCTGGGGCGTCGTCGTCGCTGCGGTCGCCGGCCTGGTCGGTGTGCTCGTCGCGGTCACCGGACGCGGGCGGATCGCGCCGACACTGTCGCTCGGCTGGGGCCTGGCGTGGGTCGCGATCGCGCGCCTCGACGGTCCGCTGGTGTCGGTGCCGACCGCCGTCACCGCGGTGGGGGCCACCGCAGTCGTCGTCGTCGTGACCCTCGTGGCGCGCGCCCGTGCGGGGTGGGCCGCGCGGCCGGCCGGGCTGCGCACGGCCTGA
- a CDS encoding chloride channel protein: MPHNGHAGPAWVLKLAVVTGLVGVAGGAAGIAVWLALQLIQFVAFGYPFAGHHEAADAPSGLNRFLAVLAAGVLTAVAWWAIRRWGRPVVGVPAAVGGKRMPSLVTLGNAGVQILAVGLGASIGKEVAPREIGAWAAQLLTVRAGLSRRETKVLVACGAAAGLAAVYDVPLGGALFAVEVLLGELTLGTALPAFVTSAVAAFVARLVIPDEVLYHVPAMHLSPSLLVWAVVVGPLLGFAGVGFVKTTNRLQGIAPTGWKLLVVLPVVFALVGLVAVPFPEVMGNGRALGVAAMNADLDGPTLLGMAPLLALLVLGLLKTVTTAATIGAGAVGGTLTPSIAIGSALGGFLGAAWLLLWPVDGGSIASFAFIGAAAFLATTMRAPFTALVLVAEFTQQGTDILIPSLLAVSGSVAVAYVLARRRSAQMT; encoded by the coding sequence ATGCCACACAACGGTCACGCCGGTCCGGCCTGGGTGCTGAAGCTCGCCGTGGTCACCGGGCTCGTCGGTGTCGCCGGCGGAGCCGCGGGGATCGCGGTGTGGCTCGCGCTCCAGCTCATCCAGTTCGTCGCCTTCGGGTACCCGTTCGCCGGACACCACGAGGCCGCCGACGCTCCCTCGGGGCTGAACCGGTTCCTGGCGGTCCTGGCCGCCGGTGTCCTCACGGCGGTGGCGTGGTGGGCGATCCGCCGCTGGGGGCGACCCGTCGTCGGCGTGCCCGCGGCGGTCGGCGGCAAGCGGATGCCGTCCCTCGTGACCCTCGGTAACGCGGGCGTGCAGATCCTGGCGGTCGGGCTCGGCGCCTCCATCGGGAAAGAGGTGGCACCGCGTGAGATCGGCGCCTGGGCCGCCCAGCTGCTCACGGTCCGGGCCGGCCTGAGTCGTCGCGAGACGAAGGTGCTCGTGGCCTGCGGTGCGGCGGCGGGCCTCGCGGCGGTCTACGACGTCCCGCTCGGCGGTGCCCTGTTCGCGGTCGAGGTCCTGCTCGGCGAGCTCACCCTGGGCACCGCGCTGCCCGCGTTCGTGACGAGTGCGGTCGCGGCGTTCGTCGCCCGGCTCGTGATCCCGGACGAGGTGCTCTACCACGTGCCCGCGATGCACCTCTCGCCGTCGCTGCTCGTCTGGGCGGTCGTCGTCGGGCCGCTGCTCGGGTTCGCCGGCGTCGGGTTCGTGAAGACCACGAACCGGCTGCAGGGCATCGCCCCGACCGGGTGGAAGCTCCTCGTGGTGCTGCCGGTCGTGTTCGCGCTCGTCGGCCTGGTCGCGGTGCCGTTCCCCGAGGTGATGGGCAACGGTCGGGCGCTCGGCGTCGCCGCGATGAACGCCGACCTGGACGGCCCGACCCTGCTCGGCATGGCACCGCTCCTGGCGCTGCTGGTGCTCGGCCTGCTGAAGACCGTCACGACGGCCGCGACGATCGGTGCCGGCGCGGTCGGTGGCACCCTGACGCCGTCGATCGCCATCGGGTCGGCGCTCGGCGGGTTCCTCGGCGCCGCCTGGCTGCTGCTCTGGCCGGTGGACGGCGGCAGCATCGCCTCGTTCGCCTTCATCGGGGCCGCCGCGTTCCTGGCCACCACCATGCGCGCACCGTTCACGGCACTCGTGCTCGTCGCCGAGTTCACGCAGCAGGGGACCGACATCCTCATCCCGTCCCTCCTGGCCGTCAGCGGGTCGGTCGCCGTCGCGTACGTCCTGGCCCGTCGCCGCAGCGCGCAGATGACCTGA
- a CDS encoding magnesium and cobalt transport protein CorA: MTVELNTVYVDRIAPTASSSLDDSFRMLEEQGASACIVLDRPDAVELGDVAVALGLHELAVEDSAEGHQRPKLERYGSTLFAVLKPAVYRDAEEEVEFGEVHAFVGEDFFLAVVQADPRGPGTVPRALQRMSGKPGLVTAGSQAQLWALMDSIVDDYRPVIDGLEEDINQIEGQLFSGSAGVSRRVYELFGEVVDFQRAARPLIRMIEDLHRGAEKYHLPVELQRRFRDVLDHVIRVVERLDTFRQLLQNALTVDSTLAAQKQNDDTKRISAWAAILFAPTLIAAIYGMNFTHMPELTWTWGYPLSILAMVLFAAVLYAVFKAKRWF, translated from the coding sequence GTGACCGTCGAGTTGAACACCGTGTACGTGGACCGCATCGCCCCGACGGCGAGCAGCTCGCTCGACGACAGCTTCCGGATGCTCGAGGAGCAGGGCGCCTCCGCGTGCATCGTGCTGGACCGGCCCGACGCGGTCGAGCTCGGCGACGTCGCGGTGGCGCTCGGGCTGCACGAGCTGGCGGTCGAGGACTCCGCCGAGGGGCACCAGCGGCCGAAGCTCGAGCGGTACGGGTCGACGCTGTTCGCCGTGCTGAAGCCCGCCGTGTACCGGGACGCCGAGGAAGAGGTCGAGTTCGGCGAGGTGCACGCCTTCGTCGGCGAGGACTTCTTCCTGGCCGTCGTGCAGGCCGACCCGCGCGGACCGGGGACCGTGCCGCGCGCCCTGCAGCGGATGAGCGGCAAGCCGGGTCTGGTCACGGCCGGGTCGCAGGCGCAGCTCTGGGCGCTGATGGACTCGATCGTGGACGACTACCGCCCGGTCATCGACGGTCTGGAAGAGGACATCAACCAGATCGAGGGACAGCTGTTCTCGGGTTCGGCCGGGGTGTCCCGCCGCGTCTACGAGCTGTTCGGCGAGGTCGTCGACTTCCAGCGGGCAGCGCGACCGCTCATCCGGATGATCGAGGACCTGCACCGCGGCGCCGAGAAGTACCACCTGCCGGTCGAGCTGCAGCGGCGGTTCCGTGACGTGCTCGACCACGTCATCCGGGTCGTCGAGCGCCTGGACACCTTCCGGCAGCTGCTGCAGAACGCGCTGACGGTCGACTCGACCCTGGCCGCGCAGAAGCAGAACGACGACACGAAGCGCATCTCCGCCTGGGCGGCGATCCTGTTCGCCCCGACGCTGATCGCCGCGATCTACGGCATGAACTTCACCCACATGCCCGAGCTGACCTGGACCTGGGGCTACCCGCTCTCGATCCTGGCGATGGTGCTGTTCGCCGCGGTCCTGTACGCCGTGTTCAAGGCCAAACGCTGGTTCTGA
- a CDS encoding sugar-binding transcriptional regulator: MSDAAQPVRTQQALRAAHLYYLQDLTMDAIADELGTSRSSVSRLLKYARDTGLVDIQIRSPLDQAAALSRSIRARFGVHAHVVPVPDHTSDVDRLERVALSAARILTQYIESNMVIGISWGSTVSAVSRYLVPKTTHGSTIVQVNGAANTRTTGIVYASEILRRFGEAYGALVQQFPVPAFFDDPATKAALFRERSIRRVLDLHERMDVVVFGVGAPQAPVPSHVYSGGYLDPADQDELVTAQVVGDVSTVFYRADGSWKDIGVNARAGAPDLDTIKRAPRRICVVAGRGKAASLRGALAAGLVTDLILDESVGQAILQN; this comes from the coding sequence ATGAGCGATGCCGCCCAGCCCGTGCGCACCCAGCAGGCCCTGCGGGCCGCACACCTCTACTACCTGCAGGACCTCACGATGGACGCGATCGCCGACGAGCTCGGCACGTCCCGGTCCTCGGTGTCCCGACTGCTCAAGTACGCGCGGGACACCGGACTGGTCGACATCCAGATCCGGTCGCCCCTCGACCAGGCCGCCGCGCTCAGCCGCAGCATCCGCGCGCGCTTCGGCGTGCACGCCCACGTCGTGCCGGTGCCGGACCACACGAGCGACGTGGACCGCCTGGAACGGGTCGCGCTGTCCGCCGCGCGGATCCTCACCCAGTACATCGAGTCGAACATGGTGATCGGCATCTCGTGGGGGTCGACGGTGAGCGCGGTCAGCCGGTACCTCGTGCCGAAGACCACGCACGGCTCGACGATCGTGCAGGTGAACGGGGCGGCGAACACCCGGACGACCGGCATCGTCTACGCCTCGGAGATCCTCCGGCGCTTCGGCGAGGCGTACGGCGCCCTCGTCCAGCAGTTCCCGGTGCCGGCGTTCTTCGACGACCCCGCCACCAAGGCCGCGCTCTTCCGGGAGCGCTCGATCCGCCGTGTGCTCGACCTGCACGAACGGATGGACGTCGTCGTGTTCGGCGTCGGCGCCCCGCAGGCCCCGGTGCCCTCGCACGTGTACTCCGGCGGGTACCTGGACCCGGCCGACCAGGACGAACTCGTCACGGCGCAGGTCGTCGGCGACGTCTCGACCGTGTTCTACCGTGCGGACGGGTCGTGGAAGGACATCGGGGTGAACGCCCGGGCCGGCGCCCCCGACCTCGACACGATCAAACGGGCACCGCGGCGGATCTGCGTCGTCGCCGGGCGGGGCAAGGCGGCGTCGCTCCGCGGGGCGCTGGCGGCGGGGCTCGTGACGGACCTGATCCTCGACGAGAGCGTCGGGCAGGCGATCCTGCAGAACTGA